The following proteins are co-located in the Zonotrichia albicollis isolate bZonAlb1 chromosome 1, bZonAlb1.hap1, whole genome shotgun sequence genome:
- the MC2R gene encoding adrenocorticotropic hormone receptor produces the protein MTRRMNTERPSNLIKHPGQTSIPSLENISNFSLNITDCTQVVVPEEVFFTVAAAGILENLLILIAVVRNKNLHLPMYFFICSLAISDMLGSLYKTLENIFIILCKMGYLTRHGDFEKKLDDAMDSMFILSLLGSIFSLLAIAADRYITIFYALRYHNIMTLRRALVILAIIWAFCASSSIAIALFSYEAATVIPFTILFPLMMFFILCLYIHMFLLARSHAKKIASLPSSTVHHRTNMKGAITLTIFLGVFLCCWAPFVLHILLARFCPHNPYCACYMSIFHVNGTLIMCNAIINPMIFAFRSPELRSTFKKMFYCPRSSCNW, from the coding sequence ATGACCAGAAGAATGAACACTGAGAGACCTTCCAACTTAATCAAACACCCAGGGCAGACAAGCATTCCATCCCTTGAAAACATAAgcaatttttcattaaatatcaCTGACTGCACCCAGGTTGTGGTGCCAGAGGAAGTCTTTTTCACTGTTGCTGCCGCTGGGATACTGGAAAATCTACTTATCCTCATTGCTGTTGTGAGAAATAAGAATTTACACTTGCCCATGTACTTCTTCATTTGCAGTTTAGCCATTTCAGACATGTTAGGTAGCTTGTACAAAACTCTGGAGAACATCTTTATCATCTTGTGCAAAATGGGATACCTAACACGTCACGGAGACTTTGAGAAAAAACTGGATGATGCCATGGACTCCATGTTCATTCTGTCTCTGCTGGGGTCTATTTTCAGCCTGCTGGCCATAGCAGCAGACAGGTACATCACTATCTTCTACGCTCTGCGGTACCACAATATCATGACACTGAGGAGGGCCTTGGTTATCCTGGCCATCATCTGGGCgttctgtgccagcagcagcattgcCATCGCCCTCTTCTCCTATGAAGCAGCGACAGTCATTCCCTTCACCATCCTCTTCCCTTTGATGATGTTTTTCATACTCTGCCTCTACATCCACATGTTCCTCCTGGCTCGATCTCACGCCAAAAAGATCGCCTCACTGCCCAGCAGCACTGTCCATCACAGAACTAACATGAAAGGCGCCATCACGCTGACTATTTTCCTTGGAGTTTTCCTTTGCTGTTGGGCCCCCTTTGTTCTTCACATCCTCTTAGCAAGGTTTTGCCCACACAACCCTTACTGTGCCTGCTACATGTCCATTTTCCATGTGAATGGGACACTCATCATGTGCAATGCCATCATCAACCCTATGATTTTTGCATTCCGAAGCCCAGAGTTGCGGAGTACATTTAAGAAGATGTTCTATTGTCCCAGGTCAAGCTGCAACTGGTGA